A region from the Actinoplanes sp. OR16 genome encodes:
- a CDS encoding glycoside hydrolase family 13 protein — protein sequence MTDQLIAPPAVEAPPASWWRNAVIYQIYPRSFADSNGDGIGDLPGILSRLPYLRDLGVDAVWLSPFYASPQADAGYDVSDYRTVDPIFGTVADAEKLIAGAHEHGMRIIVDLVPNHSSDQHEWFKRALSEGPGSPFRDRYHFRPGKGENGELPPNDWPSIFGGPAWTRVEDGEWYLHLFAAEQPDFNWEHPAVRDEFKTILRFWLDLGVDGFRIDVAHGMVKEDGLPDVGGDAEWHLLGVGESPCFDRDGVHEIYREWRRILDEYPGERIAVAEAWAPTLARVADYVRDDELHQAFNFSYLGTRWDAEQQRRMIDDSLAAMRVVGAPTTWTLSNHDVVRHTNRLLQTGDGEVAGRRPTEVDPVAGLQRARAATALMLALPGSAYLYQGEELGLPEVVDLPPEVRQDPAFHRAAGQDGYRDGCRVPIPWSGTEAPYGFGPDGGGSWLPQPASWARLSVEAQEGVPGSTLELYRAALGVRRGNPALAPTDNLRWVPAPEGVLAFEREVAGHPVFRCTVNMTGAPVAVGRPGELLLTSGALDGTADNVVLPPDTTVWWSIP from the coding sequence ATGACTGATCAACTGATCGCACCGCCCGCCGTGGAGGCGCCGCCCGCATCCTGGTGGCGCAACGCGGTCATCTACCAGATCTACCCCCGCAGCTTCGCCGACTCGAACGGCGACGGTATCGGCGATCTGCCCGGCATCCTGAGCCGCCTGCCGTACCTGCGGGATCTGGGCGTCGACGCGGTCTGGCTCTCCCCCTTCTACGCCTCCCCCCAGGCGGACGCCGGCTACGACGTGTCCGACTACCGCACCGTCGACCCGATCTTCGGCACCGTCGCGGACGCCGAGAAGCTGATCGCCGGCGCCCACGAGCACGGCATGCGGATCATCGTCGACCTGGTCCCGAACCACTCCTCGGACCAGCACGAGTGGTTCAAGCGCGCGCTCAGCGAGGGACCGGGCTCGCCGTTCCGGGACCGCTACCACTTCCGCCCCGGCAAGGGTGAGAACGGCGAGCTGCCCCCGAACGACTGGCCGTCGATCTTCGGCGGTCCCGCGTGGACGCGCGTCGAGGACGGCGAGTGGTACCTCCACCTGTTCGCCGCCGAGCAGCCGGACTTCAACTGGGAGCACCCGGCGGTCCGCGACGAGTTCAAGACCATCCTGCGGTTCTGGCTGGACCTGGGCGTCGACGGCTTCCGGATCGACGTGGCGCACGGCATGGTCAAGGAGGACGGCCTGCCGGACGTCGGCGGCGACGCCGAATGGCACCTGCTGGGCGTCGGCGAGAGCCCCTGCTTCGACCGCGACGGCGTGCACGAGATCTACCGCGAGTGGCGCAGGATCCTCGACGAGTACCCGGGTGAGCGCATCGCCGTGGCCGAGGCCTGGGCACCCACCCTGGCCCGGGTCGCCGACTACGTCCGTGACGACGAGCTGCACCAGGCGTTCAACTTCAGCTACCTCGGCACCAGGTGGGACGCCGAGCAGCAGCGCCGGATGATCGACGACTCGCTGGCCGCGATGCGGGTGGTCGGCGCCCCGACGACCTGGACGCTCTCCAACCACGACGTCGTCCGGCACACCAACCGGCTGCTGCAGACCGGTGACGGCGAGGTCGCAGGCCGCCGCCCCACCGAGGTGGACCCGGTCGCCGGCCTGCAGCGGGCCCGCGCCGCCACCGCGCTGATGCTGGCGCTGCCCGGCTCGGCCTACCTCTACCAGGGCGAGGAGCTCGGCCTGCCCGAGGTCGTCGACCTTCCCCCGGAGGTGCGGCAGGATCCGGCGTTCCACCGGGCGGCCGGCCAGGACGGTTACCGTGACGGATGCCGGGTGCCGATCCCGTGGAGCGGCACCGAGGCCCCGTACGGCTTCGGTCCCGACGGTGGCGGCAGCTGGCTGCCGCAGCCCGCGTCGTGGGCGCGGCTGAGCGTCGAGGCGCAGGAGGGCGTGCCCGGCTCGACGCTGGAGCTGTACCGCGCCGCGCTCGGCGTCCGCCGCGGCAACCCGGCGCTCGCGCCCACCGACAACCTGCGCTGGGTGCCGGCCCCGGAGGGCGTCCTGGCGTTCGAGCGCGAGGTCGCCGGCCACCCGGTGTTCCGCTGCACGGTCAACATGACCGGCGCGCCGGTCGCCGTGGGCCGCCCCGGCGAACTGCTGCTGACCAGCGGCGCGCTGGACGGCACCGCCGACAACGTGGTGCTGCCGCCGGACACCACCGTGTGGTGGTCGATCCCGTGA
- a CDS encoding ABC transporter ATP-binding protein — protein MSSDDPAVLIEGVRHDYGDVTAVGPIDLTVPAGEFLVLVGASGCGKSTLLRLIEGFEQPTHGRVRIAGSVPEPGRGAGLVFQQPRLFPWKTVGGNVGLALKYAGITPTASRIDELLAQVGLHDVAKRRTWQISGGQQQRVAIARALAVENPLLLLDEPFAALDALTRERLQEDLRRVSAETGRTSIFVTHSVDEAVFLGSRVVVLTPRPGQIALDLRIDLPRTGVAAGELRGSPEFAALRAEVGHAIRDRSTV, from the coding sequence GTGTCCTCGGATGATCCCGCGGTCCTCATCGAGGGTGTCCGGCACGACTACGGTGACGTCACCGCGGTGGGGCCGATCGACCTGACCGTGCCGGCGGGGGAGTTCCTCGTCCTGGTCGGCGCCTCCGGATGCGGCAAGAGCACGCTGCTGCGGCTGATCGAGGGCTTCGAGCAGCCGACGCACGGCAGGGTCCGCATCGCCGGATCGGTGCCGGAACCGGGCCGCGGGGCCGGGCTGGTCTTCCAGCAGCCGCGGCTGTTCCCCTGGAAGACCGTGGGCGGGAACGTCGGACTGGCGCTGAAGTACGCGGGCATCACGCCGACCGCTTCCCGGATCGACGAGCTGCTCGCCCAGGTGGGCCTGCATGACGTGGCGAAACGCCGCACCTGGCAGATCTCCGGTGGCCAGCAGCAGCGGGTCGCGATCGCCCGTGCCCTGGCGGTCGAGAACCCCCTGCTGCTGCTCGACGAGCCGTTCGCGGCCCTCGACGCGCTCACCCGCGAGCGGCTTCAGGAGGACCTGAGGCGGGTCAGCGCGGAGACCGGGCGTACGTCCATCTTCGTGACGCACAGCGTGGACGAGGCGGTCTTCCTCGGCAGCCGGGTCGTGGTCCTCACGCCCCGGCCCGGCCAGATCGCCCTCGACCTGCGGATCGATCTGCCCCGTACCGGTGTCGCCGCCGGCGAGCTGCGCGGCTCGCCGGAGTTCGCGGCGCTGCGCGCCGAGGTGGGCCACGCGATCCGCGACCGGTCGACGGTCTAG
- a CDS encoding sulfite oxidase, giving the protein MNELEYDERRLQDFVAGRARGFSRRDLLLLSAAAGVGALVPGAEARAASPIVKPLPPELLRPLGTNAETRWSSLKDVGYYVPIDRFFVRNHTSTPVIDAATWNLSVFGSGLRGGPVSFTLDELKRLPDVTIPAAVECAGNGRGYFTSQQGQTVSGTAWTLGAVGVARWRGVRLSTVLRRAGLSRHAVDVQPVGLDPTFVSGGVDLGPVRRPFPVEKALDDVILAYEMNGQDLPADHGFPVRVIVPGWVGIASIKWLGSIEVSATPLFSPWSTQFYRLFGSEYPVDGVPINEQVVKSAFELDAGAVFEAGRRTVLTGRSWSAHGPIRKVEVSTDGGATWKRARFYGATPGHVWQRWELDWKPAAGAHELRARATDVHGNTQPDVTVHNTLGYLFDAVVKVPVSAA; this is encoded by the coding sequence ATGAACGAGCTTGAATACGACGAGCGCCGATTGCAGGACTTCGTGGCCGGGCGGGCGCGCGGCTTCTCCCGGCGTGACCTTCTCCTGCTCAGCGCGGCGGCCGGTGTGGGCGCTCTTGTTCCCGGAGCCGAGGCACGCGCCGCCTCCCCCATCGTCAAGCCGCTTCCCCCCGAGCTGCTCCGCCCCCTGGGCACCAACGCCGAGACCCGGTGGTCCTCGCTCAAGGACGTCGGCTACTACGTGCCGATCGACCGCTTCTTCGTCCGCAACCACACGTCGACGCCGGTGATCGACGCCGCGACCTGGAACCTGTCGGTCTTCGGTTCCGGGCTGCGCGGCGGTCCGGTCTCCTTCACGCTCGACGAGCTCAAGCGGCTGCCGGACGTGACCATCCCGGCCGCCGTCGAGTGCGCCGGCAACGGACGCGGCTACTTCACCTCGCAGCAGGGGCAGACGGTCTCCGGCACCGCCTGGACGCTCGGCGCCGTCGGTGTGGCCCGCTGGCGCGGCGTGAGGCTGTCGACGGTGCTGCGCCGGGCCGGGTTGAGCCGGCACGCCGTCGACGTGCAGCCGGTCGGCCTGGACCCCACCTTCGTCTCCGGCGGCGTCGACCTCGGCCCGGTGCGGCGCCCGTTCCCTGTGGAGAAGGCCCTCGACGACGTCATCCTCGCCTACGAGATGAACGGGCAGGATCTTCCGGCAGACCACGGATTCCCGGTACGCGTGATCGTCCCGGGCTGGGTCGGGATCGCTTCGATCAAGTGGCTGGGCAGCATCGAGGTGTCGGCTACGCCGCTGTTCTCGCCGTGGAGCACCCAGTTCTACCGCCTGTTCGGCTCGGAGTACCCGGTCGACGGCGTGCCGATCAACGAGCAGGTCGTGAAGAGCGCGTTCGAACTCGACGCGGGCGCCGTCTTCGAGGCCGGCCGGCGCACCGTGCTCACCGGCCGCTCCTGGTCGGCGCACGGCCCGATCCGTAAGGTCGAGGTCAGCACCGACGGCGGCGCGACGTGGAAGCGGGCCCGCTTCTACGGTGCCACGCCCGGTCACGTCTGGCAGCGCTGGGAACTGGACTGGAAGCCGGCCGCGGGCGCGCACGAGTTGCGGGCCCGGGCCACCGACGTACACGGCAACACCCAGCCCGACGTCACGGTCCACAACACTCTGGGCTACCTGTTCGACGCGGTCGTGAAGGTGCCGGTCAGCGCCGCCTGA
- a CDS encoding LacI family DNA-binding transcriptional regulator → MRSRKPTSSDVATAAGVSRSAVSFAFNNPQRISAATRQRILDTAEQLGYTPNTLGRMLQAGTTNSIGVLLPQRLAQVLENPYYSRFLMGAGQVCDREGYTLLLTPPLQDSVLKAIPYAAVDGFIVCGLEVDRGEVAELDRRGIPFVLIDSDRHEGAPSVEVDDRGGAAEVARYLLELGHRQLAVLSIEPGPDAAVRGYRGPLARRLAGIGDALAEVGLGLADVRMAEVPVTRHDGHRATSRLMALPNPPTAVIALSDVLAYGAVDALQELAVEVPADVSVTGFDDLAESAWFRPRLTTVRQPIVTKGRMAADFLISAIRGEDQHPHQTLGTSLIIRDSTAKPA, encoded by the coding sequence ATGCGGTCGAGGAAGCCCACGTCCAGTGATGTGGCCACGGCCGCGGGTGTCTCCCGATCGGCGGTGTCGTTCGCGTTCAACAACCCGCAGCGGATCTCCGCGGCCACCCGGCAGCGGATCCTCGACACCGCCGAGCAGCTCGGATACACCCCCAACACGCTGGGGCGGATGCTGCAGGCGGGCACCACGAACTCGATCGGCGTGCTGTTGCCGCAGCGGCTCGCGCAGGTGCTGGAGAACCCCTACTACTCGCGCTTCCTGATGGGCGCCGGGCAGGTCTGCGACCGCGAGGGTTACACGCTGCTCCTGACGCCGCCGCTCCAGGATTCCGTGCTCAAGGCCATCCCCTACGCGGCAGTGGACGGGTTCATCGTCTGCGGCCTCGAGGTCGACCGCGGCGAGGTGGCCGAATTGGATCGGCGCGGGATCCCGTTCGTGCTGATCGACAGCGACCGGCACGAAGGCGCGCCGAGCGTCGAGGTGGACGACCGGGGAGGGGCCGCGGAGGTGGCCCGCTACCTGCTCGAACTCGGCCACCGGCAGCTGGCCGTGCTCTCCATCGAGCCGGGGCCGGACGCGGCGGTGCGCGGCTATCGTGGTCCGCTGGCCCGCCGCCTGGCCGGCATCGGTGACGCGCTGGCCGAGGTCGGCCTCGGCCTGGCCGATGTGCGGATGGCGGAGGTGCCGGTGACCCGGCACGACGGCCACCGCGCCACGAGCCGGCTGATGGCGCTCCCGAACCCGCCGACCGCCGTGATCGCCCTCTCCGACGTGCTCGCGTACGGGGCCGTGGATGCTTTGCAAGAACTTGCGGTGGAGGTGCCCGCCGACGTGTCCGTGACGGGCTTCGACGACCTCGCCGAGTCGGCCTGGTTCCGTCCCCGGCTCACCACCGTGCGGCAGCCGATCGTGACCAAGGGGCGGATGGCCGCCGACTTCCTGATCTCGGCGATTCGCGGTGAGGATCAGCATCCGCACCAGACGCTCGGCACCTCGCTGATCATCCGGGATTCCACCGCAAAACCGGCATAA
- a CDS encoding SAM-dependent methyltransferase, translating to MTDNDAKLDTTVPHSARVWNYWLGGKDNYQVDRAVGDDFANLYPDIAVVARQSRAFLKRAVTHLATDAGIRQFLDIGTGMPTAENTHQVAQAAAPDSKIVYVDNDPLVLVHARALLTGTAEGRTEYVDANLHEPLQILEAARGTLDLTQPVGLILMNILGHVPDLDDAVKIVRTLLAELAPGSYLVTADGTNVIDGPAFEEAIGVWNANAPLSYHLRHPDQLRRYLEGLDVLEPGLVPCAEWRPAAGATGDEIRPVDEYGAVGRKP from the coding sequence ATGACCGACAACGACGCCAAGCTCGACACGACCGTCCCGCACTCCGCCCGGGTCTGGAACTACTGGCTGGGCGGCAAGGACAACTACCAGGTGGACCGCGCGGTCGGCGACGACTTCGCGAATCTGTACCCGGACATCGCGGTGGTCGCCCGCCAGTCGCGGGCCTTCCTCAAGCGGGCCGTCACGCACCTGGCCACCGACGCCGGCATCCGGCAGTTCCTCGACATCGGCACCGGCATGCCGACGGCGGAGAACACCCACCAGGTCGCCCAGGCCGCCGCGCCCGACTCCAAGATCGTCTACGTGGACAACGACCCGCTGGTGCTGGTGCACGCGCGGGCGCTGCTCACCGGCACCGCCGAGGGCCGCACCGAGTACGTCGACGCCAACCTGCACGAGCCGCTGCAGATCCTCGAAGCGGCGCGCGGCACCCTCGACCTGACCCAGCCGGTCGGCCTGATCCTGATGAACATCCTCGGTCACGTGCCCGACCTCGACGACGCCGTGAAGATCGTCCGGACGCTGCTGGCCGAACTGGCGCCGGGCAGCTACCTGGTGACCGCCGACGGCACCAACGTGATCGACGGCCCGGCGTTCGAGGAGGCGATCGGCGTGTGGAACGCGAACGCGCCGCTCAGCTACCACCTGCGCCACCCCGACCAGCTCCGCCGCTACCTGGAGGGCCTGGACGTGCTCGAGCCCGGCCTGGTCCCGTGCGCCGAGTGGCGTCCGGCGGCGGGTGCCACCGGCGACGAGATCCGGCCGGTCGACGAGTACGGCGCGGTCGGCCGCAAGCCGTAG